The sequence CTTGGCCTCCGACTTGCGCCGAGGCCATCGCGGCCCGGCGCTCGGGCGCGACGGCCCCGGGTCGCTGGCCCGGGCGCACGCGGCTGCTCGGAGAGTGGCTGCGCACGCTGCCCGACCCGCCCCCACCGGTGCTCGCCGGGCGCCTCGCCACCGCGTGGCGGGGCGACCCGGGGCTCCGCGACGCGTGCCTGGCCGGCCTCACGTCCGCCGGGGCCGGCGCGGCGCACGACCTGCTCGCGGGCCGCCGGACCGAGGAGGCCCTCGACGAGGTCACCGCCGGCTGCGACCCCCGGTCGCTGGAGGTCGCGGGCCACGTGCTGCGCCCGATGGCCGCCCTGCTGCCGCCGCCGGAGCGCGCGGTCGTGCTCGCGGGTCACGCGTGGCTGGCCTGGGGCTGCGGTGACGGCACCCGCGCGCTCGTGCTCGCCGAGCGGGCGCTCGACGACGACCCGGGCGTGCGCCTGGCCGCGCTCGTCCTCGGTTGCCTCGAGCACGGTCTGGGTCCACGGGCCGCGCGCCGCGGCCTCGGCGGCAGCGCGGCATGACACGGGGTCGGGCACCGGCTGTATCAGGGTCGTCGTCGGGTGCTCCTGCCACCCGGGACACCGCACGACGGTCGCGGCGGTCCCTGGTCGACGGCGCCCCGCCGGGTCTAGCGTTCCGGCGCAGGCAGGGACGGCGCCCCGGCGACGGGCGCGGGACCGGACGGACGGAGGCGACGAGCGTGGTCGAGACACCGAGCACCCGACCGACCTCGGCGAGGGTGGGAGCTCCGGGGACGGCACCGGACGACCTCACGGTCGTCCTCGTCCCGGAGCAGTCGACGACCGCGCGGGCCGACGGGACGACCGAGGGCGGCACCGGCGCAGGTGCCGCGTCCGCGGACCGCGGGGACGCGGCGTCGGGGTCCCGGCACCGCCTCGCCGACCAGGCCGCCGGGCTGCTGCGCGCGTGGTGCCGGGGCGAGCCGGGCGCGTGCGACGAGCTCGTCGCCCTCCTCACCCCGCTGCTGTGGCACACCGCACGGGCCTACCGCCTGGACGGCGACGTCGCCGAGGACGTCGTCCAGAACGCGTGGCTGGCCCTGTCCCGCCGCCGCGACCACCTGCGCGACCCCCAGGCGGTGCTCGCGTGGCTGCTCGTCACCGTGCGCCGCGACGCGGCCCGGGCCGCCGCAGCCGCCCGGCGGGCCGTCGAGGACCCCGAGCCCGTGCTGCTCGCCGCGCCCGACCCGCGACCCGGACCGGCCGCGCAGGTGGAGGACGACGACCGGGCGCGACGGCTGTGGTCGGCGGTCGCGACGCTGTCCGACCGCTGCCAGCGCCTGCTGCGGGTCATCGCCTTCTCGGACCGGCCGGACTACGCCGCGCTCTCGGTCGACCTCGCGATGCCGGTGGGCAGCATCGGGCCGACGCGCGGACGCTGCCTGAAGAAGCTGCGGGAGCAGCTGGGGGAGGAGTCGACATGGGCGACGACGTGAGCCCGCCGGCCGGCCCGGGCGGGCGGGAGGACGCCGACCTCTTGGTCGGTCTGCGCGACATGTGGGAGCGCCTCGACCCGCCGCCGCCGGGCCTCGCCGGGCGCGTCCGCTTCGCGCTGGAGGTCGAGCACCTCACCCGCGACCTCGACGTGGAGCTCATGCGGCTGCAGCAGGAGAGCCTCGTCGGCGCGGGCGGCCGCGGCGACGACGTCCGGACCGTCACCTTCGGCAGCCGGACGCTCACGGTCATGCTCGCCATCAGCGACGTCGACGGGGGCTTCCGCGTCGACGGCTGGGTCGCCCCGGGTGGTCGCCGGTCCGTCGAGGTCCGGACGTCGGAGGGCTCGACGCAGCAGCAGTGCGACGAGACCGGCCGCTTCACCCTCGAGCGGGTCCCGCCCGGGCACCTGCAGCTGGTCCTCGCCAGCACCGGGTCCGACGGGGCCGACGGCGGCCGCGTCGCCACGGGGGTCGTGACGCCCGCCCTCACCCTCTGAGGCGGCGGGGACGGCACCTGCCGTCCCGTCCCGCGATACGGCAGGTGGCTCGCGCGGGCGCGTGTGCCGTACCCTCGCGGCAGGTCATGAGCACCAGCGTCAAGCCCCGGCTCGCTGGTCGGCAACCCTCCTCCGCGGTGGGGTGCCCCGGGTGAGGACCAGGCCGTCACGGACCGGTGGCGGCAAGCGCGGGCCCGTGCGGCCCCGGGTTCGTGGGAGGTCCGCATGACGAGCTGTCCCGGCTGAGCGCCGCCCTCGTCCCCGCCCCACCCACCCCCGAACCGTCACGCGCCGCCGCCGGAGGACCCGCGGCCGCGCGAGTGAGGAGCACCCGTGAGCAGCTCGTGGTCCTTCGAGACCCGCCAGATCCACGCCGGCCAGAGCCCGGACAGCGCCACCGGCGCCCGCGCCCTGCCGATCTACGCCACGACGTCGTACGTCTTCGACAGCGCGAGCCACGCCGAGAACCTCTTCGCGCTGAAGGAGTTCGGCAACATCTACACGCGCATCATGAACCCCACGCAGGACGCCGTGGAGCAGCGCGTGGCCAGCCTCGAGGGCGGCGCGGCGGCCCTGCTGCTCGCCAGCGGGCAGGCCGCGGAGACCACCGCCCTGCTCAACCTCGCCGAGGCGGGCGGGCACGTCGTGTCCAGCCCGCGGCTGTACGGCGGCACGTACAACCTCTTCCACTACACGTTCCCGAAGATGGGCATCGAGGTGTCCTTCGTCGAGGACCCGGACGACCTCGACAGCTGGCGCGCCGCGGTGCGCCCGAACACGAAGGCGTTCTTCGGCGAGACGATCTCCAACCCCTACCAGGACGTGCTCGACATCGAGGGCGTCGCGGCCGTCGCGCACGACGCGGGC is a genomic window of Aquipuribacter sp. SD81 containing:
- a CDS encoding DUF4192 family protein, which encodes WPPTCAEAIAARRSGATAPGRWPGRTRLLGEWLRTLPDPPPPVLAGRLATAWRGDPGLRDACLAGLTSAGAGAAHDLLAGRRTEEALDEVTAGCDPRSLEVAGHVLRPMAALLPPPERAVVLAGHAWLAWGCGDGTRALVLAERALDDDPGVRLAALVLGCLEHGLGPRAARRGLGGSAA
- a CDS encoding RNA polymerase sigma factor, which gives rise to MVETPSTRPTSARVGAPGTAPDDLTVVLVPEQSTTARADGTTEGGTGAGAASADRGDAASGSRHRLADQAAGLLRAWCRGEPGACDELVALLTPLLWHTARAYRLDGDVAEDVVQNAWLALSRRRDHLRDPQAVLAWLLVTVRRDAARAAAAARRAVEDPEPVLLAAPDPRPGPAAQVEDDDRARRLWSAVATLSDRCQRLLRVIAFSDRPDYAALSVDLAMPVGSIGPTRGRCLKKLREQLGEESTWATT